The following DNA comes from Rosa rugosa chromosome 5, drRosRugo1.1, whole genome shotgun sequence.
GTCGATGCTTTTGTCATGCGGATGAGTATCATCAAGGGGGTCTGTATAGACTTATCATTCAGATTCTGATCTTTTCTTGTGCAGCGTTCTTATGTAGTATATCCGCCAGAGGCGCCGAGGCCTCCGTCTCCAGAGGAAATGAGGGAGATGGCACGGGAACTAGCTAGGAAGAACAATTCGCGTTGATGATCTGATGATTCGGTGGGTGTTGTAACTTGTAAGTGTTGCTCTGCGGCAAATACTATGTTTTCATTCagatttcaaataaaaaaagtgGTTATGATAAGGGGTACTGAGTGGATCACCTCTTCAAGTGCAGTGTGGCCTGATGTTGACAATGGATTGGCACCTttgtttgtaaaatatgaatcTGATAATGCCCCGATTTCCATTTGAGCTTGCAATGTACTCGATCGTGTTCTGATTTAGAAGTTCACAACCCAGCCCGCCAATATTATGTTAAAGCTTTATCTGTATGTATGAAAGAGTTTGAAGTTTTGATACCTTAAATGCATGTACGGATTAGAAAGTGACCGAAAATATCTATTTACCTGTCGTCTTCTCTACAAGTAGCCTCATGTGCTTTCGATTTGTTGTGGAGCTAGAAAACACTTTGGAAGTATGCTGTTTGTTTTCTGTGTGCTGGATTTAGCTTGTGTACAGTTTGTATTTGGTTTTCTGATGGATGAAGTTCTCGCTGGACTATGAACTTCATGTATTAGAAGGATAATAGAAAATTTTATGCATTAGCAAACCATGAGCCCGATTGGGTTGCATTCTTCATTCAAAATACGATTAATTTagagttttcaacttttcactACAGGGTAAGGTTGAAACCCTCAGGAAACCATCCTCTGACCTATAATTCGGGAATGGGAAATGGAGTACTCTTTCTAGCCTTTCAAATTGGTTAAAAGATATCGCAGTCTGGAAGCTGAAAGAGGTGTCAAGTGACTATTGTTACTAATTGAATTAAGTGTGGCTTGCAGTACCAAGTATAGCGTTGAAACTCGATCATCAATTGTTTTTCAACAGTTGCAGACTCGGCCCCATCCGTGCCTGTTGGTTCCTAGTGTTTATCCTGCAAGACATCCCAGATCAATGCGGTCAATTGTGATTGCTTTTACAACGATGTCTTTCTCGGAAACTATCCCTTAGTAAAGTAAGTTTCTATTCGAGCCAAAGTCATTTACATTGCCCATGGCTGCTTGGCCATAGCTCGGGTAACAGGATTTACGGTGTAAAAATGAGTGGCTTTGGAGAGAGACGTAATGCATGATATCATATCAGAAACATGTACCTGCAAACCATTTCATGGGTAGACATGTGGCACAATTCCAACGTTGGAGGGAGTCAAAATGTATTCAATATCAAATTCTAGACTAAATTATCTTTGCACTTTCTGTAAATAACTGTAAATTTCCCTGCTCTTTCCAGGAAAGAGTCAACCATCAAATGCTAAAGAAGTAGGTTTGGCTTGGGGGACACTCTCTCTTTCAGCCTTAATTTTTCCACACCGCGTCAGAATTAGTTTATGTAGAGCAACAAGTCACAACCACAGAATGATTTCTCTTGGGAAACCTTGACTTAAAAAGTCTTCTCTTCCTAAGCAGCAACAGAATTGGTCATTTGGACTTGGCCTTGATCTCTGAGGCAGTCTTCATTGCTCAAAAGCGGTTTGCTTCAAAAGGGGAACCACTCAACTCAATCCTTTTCTAtatcttttcagtttttggaggTAAAACTAGATTGCTTGTTCTGGGTGTTCTTTGTTCTTCTGTTAGTGCTTACTGTTCTGGCTTCTTTTCTATGTTTGGCAAGAAAGAGAAGTAAGTTTCCACTATTACAATCTATCTGTTTTTTTGTTTGCAAGTAAAGTAAAACTCGCCTGAGCTGATCAAATTCATTTTCCGGCTCAGTTGGTCCTCTGAGCTAGGAATGTTGGCAAATCAAAGCTAATTTGACCTCTTCTTAGAAATTTACCAGGCATTTCTGAACTGTAGTTTGTAGGCTTATCCCGAATAAGTTTCTGTCATTGGCAATTAGCATATTGGTTGGtgctttgtttttcttctttgtgcccaacagacacacacacacacacacacacacacacacacacacatatgaatGGGTGTATGCTGTATGGGTAAGGGTGAGCTAATATCTTGAACTATTAACTTGCTCTAGATTTTGCGTTTTTCGTTGTTGTTGATAAAAGACATTCAACTGGACTGAAACTAATCCTTACTGAATCCATTTCTTTCTCTGATTGGAGCTGGTCTAATGCTAACCATCAAACTCATAAACTACACAAGCCTTAGGACAGGTAGGTTTCTGGTTCATTGCTCCAAGGTCAATAAGACTATAACTTCCACCATTGCGGATTTGGAAATTCACTTCTCTACTCTGAAGAGAGATGAGAAGGTGTCGAAACAATCATGCTTGTATAGGGAGGAGCCTGGAAGCTCCAACTTCATGACTTTGACTATTACTAACAACTTGCTTCTCTCTGTTCGAGAGGGGAGCTACAAAAGGATAGTCAATTAGTAAGGTAGTTTCTAATGTGGGTAGGGTGACTTTGTAGAATTGAAAACTCTGGTTACCCAAACAATTTAGGTGCTTCCTCCCCCAACATTTTTGGGGTGCACTGTTTGGTCATGGCCTTTGACGCACTTGGATTCTCCACCAGGGTAATCTTAGAGCATTACCCTTCTGGAAGCAGTTAAAGAGATGGGTAGAGATAAGATTGCAAAGTTGGAAGATGGTTTTCCTCTCCACGGGGCTGTCAATTGACTTTGATTCAAGCTGTATGGAGAGTCTACCAACCTACTGGTCTTTGTTTAAGATCCAAAAAGGGGTGATGACCAAATTGGATTTTATTACCTTGAACTGTGACTTTCTTTAAGTTTATTATTGATCAGAATATATTTTTTGAAAGCGGTAAAACTGATgcttggttttctttttttctcacaGGTAGATGCTAAATGATCTGTAGGAGATCAATCAAATAAGGCAAGAATTTGAAGTAGGGAATAGGCTTTACTGGCTATAGTTTAGATTTTATAGGCAGTGGTGGAGTCCTCCTTCTCTTCTAATAGAGGATTGGCATAGACTACCATAATGGCTTTGGAGCTTATACCTATTGGGACTATCCTGGCTGTGTTAACTAACCAGGTCATTAAAACAGCTCAAGCTGCAAAGGATGTTTTTGATAAAGAGAGTTTCAAAGTCCTCTCAAAGCACTTGTTTGACATTGAACTGGTCTTAAAGGAATTACAGCTTCAAGAACTAAATGATTCTCAAGCTGCAAGGCTTGCTGTGGAGTCCCTAGAAAGAGATGTGAAAAAGGCCAGTAATCTTGTTGACAAGTACAAAAACCGAGCTCGATTCTACTCCCTTGTCAGGTGCCGACACATTGTCAAGGAGGTACAAGAAGTTACAAGAGACATTGGAAAGTCTTTGGCTGCTTTATCTCTTGCAAATACTGAAGTGTTATCAAGGATATCTGATCAGGTGAATAAGCTACAGAACGAGATGCAAAGGGTAGAATTTGAGGCTTCGCAGTCTCAGATTCAAATTTTTGACAGGTTAAATCGGGGTCTTCAAGACCAGATCCATGACCAGGGTTTTGCAAATGACATGCTCGAAGAAATAGCAATGGAAGTTGGGGTGCCTTTAGAGCCCTCAAAGATAAGCAAAGAGCTTGCAGATATCAGAAAGGACAAAGAAGAAGCTGCTAACAGGAAAGAAAGAGCTGAAGCTTTTTTCTTGGGACAGGTTATTGAGCTGCTTTCTCGAGCTGATGCTGCAAGGGATTACGAAGAAGTCAAGAAGACATACAACCAACGTGTTCAGGCCATAGAGAGATATGACACAAGTGAAGAATACATTCCACCACTTAAAGCTTTTATTTGCTGTTTGAAAGGAACTGTGATGGTTGAACCGGTCAGCCTTTGCACTGGTACTACATGCGAGAGAGCTGCCATCACAGCTTGGTTTGAGAGTGGGGAGAGAACCGACCCAGAAACTAGAGAGGTGCTTGAAGATACTTCCTGGAGGTCTAACCTTCCATTAAGACAATCAATAGAAGAGTGGAGAGAACTTAATTACTGCCTCAAGATCAGGTCTTCCAAGGCAAAATTGGTTTCCGGTGTTGAGACGTTGATGTTAGAGGCCTTAAGCCAAATGCAAGATCTTATGGGAGAGAATTCTATTAACAAGGACTGGATGGCTATTGAAGGGCTCACTGATATTATAATCTCTATCCTTGGGACCTCTCACAACAGAGATGTGAAGCGCAAGATTTTGATCACCTTAAAGGATATTGTAGAAGGCCATGCAAGAAATAAGGTAAATTAAACACCTTTGAGTCTTTGATGCAGCTTTGATTATTTAATGATATGAAAACCGACCACTAGAAAGTACTTCCTTTTAATTATATCCTCCATGTCTTGAGTTTGTTGAGTACACATGCATTCTATTGTTACAAAGCTACACAAATTTATCTTTCTCCATTGTATTTTAATTTTGCTGACCTTATGTGATAGCTGGATAGTGATTCTCCTCCAATAATTACTAGAACCATTTTCAATGTGAAGTTGCTAGGTGATAGATGCTTTTTTTTTGTCAGTGTTACACTCATTATATTTAGGCCAAACATGTACaccagaaagagaaagaaattgAAACCATAACCAGAATTCTATGCTTGATTTGAATTTGAGGGAGTTAGTAACTCTTCTTTTGGAAGTCCTTGTAGAATTTCATGTGTATAACTCTTTTGATAAAGATTTCATCATGGAAGAAGATGCTGAAGTATTCAACTTTCCTGTTTACCTAACTAAAGATTGTGAAAATCATACATGATTTGCTCTGGAGTGATAAATTCATCTTTGAACAAATATTATTAGGAAGAGGTGGTTGAGTCCCCAGGTTGGGATCGCATCATTGGCTGCTTAGGGCGGGACTCAAGCATCTCAAAGGCTGCAATTGAATTGCTTTATGAATTGCTACAAGACAGATCTGGTTGGACTGTGTCTGTATGTAAGAAACTCTCTCAACAACGCAGCACAATTATTTTCCTTGTTACCCTCTTAAAGGGTCCTGTGAAGGAGTCAGCTGAGATTGCAGAAATAATCTTGATGAAGCTTTTCGACATAGATGAGGAGAACATTTCTCGTGCAGCTAAATGTGGCTGGTATAAGCCACTTATTGATCGTATAGTTCAAGGTAACAGGATTCATTTCCTTAGATGACCTctattacattttttttcttttctagttctACTCGTGCATTCACATAAATTAAGTAAAAGAGAGATGTCAGTAGTTCACAAATACCTTGACTAAATTAATCTTACCTGAAACAATAATTGAATTCAAggcaaaaaaagagagaaggatATTGAGAGAATCTTCTGGCATTTGCTTTAGCTGCAGAGGTTCATCTCATGTTTATTTTGCTGATACTAAAGGGAAAAAGGTTTTAAGTTTCAAACCATACCGAAGTAAGACTAGTATGGGGAGCACTATTTGAATCTGAAGATAATTGATTGAAGAGCTTGGTTATAAAACCTATTGAGGCACTGTGTATTGATTCCTTTCATCATATTCAGATATGCTAGTAGCCTATCCCTTATCTGTAGTTTATAGCCAAATGTTTTAACAATCTGTCTAATTCTTAATTCTTAAAAATAGATATCTCATCTCCTTTTCACATATTAAATATATAATGGCTGGTTGACTATAATCCTTTATCGAAAGATGAGTGATGCAATTTAGCATTCTATAAATTTTCAGGGCCAGAAAATTCAAGGATAGCAATGGTCAGAACACTTGTTAACATGGAATTGGACAACTCCAATTTGAAGCTCCTCGGTGAGGAGCGAGTTATACCTCCTTTGCTTGAAATGTTATCTGGAAGTTTTGGATCTAAAGAATCGTCTTTATCTGCTTTGGTTCAATTGTCAAGTTGCCGTGCCAACAAAGAGCTGATTGCTGCTTCTGGTGGAGTTAATCTCGTTCTGAAACTAATTTTCTCTAATGTGCGCTCAATTATTGTTACTAAATGCTATGAAATGCTGGAGAAGTTCACTTCTGATGATGATGGAGCTAAATTCTTTGTTGATGAAAATGGTTCTCAACTTGACATGGAACCGATTGTCACCAATTTGATTGAATTACAACAGAATCCCAACTTGTCTTGCAATGTGCGAAGGCCTGCCTTGCAGACACTTCATGGAATCTGCAAGTTTGATGCTAGGTTGGTTAAAAAAGCGGTTCTCACTGCCAATGCTGTATCTCTGGTCCTTCCTCTTCTTGATAACACTGAATTAGCGATTCGGGAGATTGCGATAAATTTACTTTTCCTCTTCTCCCAGCATGAGCCTGAGGGAGTAGTAGAATACCTTCTCAAGCCAAGAAGGCTGGAAGCTTTAGTGGGGTTTCTCGAGAGTGATGATAAGGGTGATGTACAGATGGCTGCTGCTGGCTTATTGGCTAACCTCCCAAAATCAGAACGATCACTAACTATGAAGTTAATTGAATTGGGTGGCCATACTGCAATCATAAACATTTTGAGAACAGGCAACatgaaagcaaaagaaaatgctCTAAGTGCTCTATTCAGGTTTACAGATCCCACAAATCTGGAGTCGCAGCGCATGTTGGTAGAAGGAGGAGCATACCCTTTGCTTGTGAACTTTCTCAAGTCTAGCTCAGTGACTGCAAAGGCAAGAGCTGCAGCTCTAATTGGTAATCTTTCAACTAGCAGTCAGATACTCACTGTTGCATCCAAACCATCCGGTTGTTGGTGTTTCAAGGCATCTCGGGGTCCTATATGCCCCGCACATGGCGGTATATGCAGTGTGACTTCAACATTTTGTCTCTTGGAAGCCAAGGCTTTGCCTGACTTGGTAAGACTCTTATCTGGTGAGGTTTATGAAACTTCCATCGAAGCAATTCAAACTCTTTCCACACTGGTTGCTGAATCCTCTCCTCAAAGAGGAGCCAATGTCTTGCGTGAGGCTGATGCCATAAATCCTATACTGGAGACTTTGGATTGGGGAACAGACTCGCTTAAAGAAGAGGCATTGGGTCTTCTGGAAAAGGTTTTTATGTCAAAGGAAATGGTTGAAACGTATGGATCAACTGCTAGACTGCGCCTTGCTAGTCTAACCAGTCGGAATATTCATGAGGATGGCCGTCACAGGAGGAAGGCGGCCAGGGTCATGTCACTCCTTGAACGTTATTCGAAATCATCCACATCTATCGTTCCTGGTCTCTATGCCTAAATTTCTTGGTTATTGGTTCAAAAAAGTAATTTACATTGTCATTACAACGTTTGAGTTGGAGAGTTTAACTGTCACCTGTATATATGGAACCTGTCTTGATTTTTACTATAATGAGGGAATTTATGGAGGGagtttgtcacgccccgaattttgaataaccaattcaaatccgaaacatgaataaacaattaatacaaataacgttctgaatttttttctcagaaacaaacacaccactcgccactcaacacaaaactcgaaaacctcgagttaattattacaattcactcttacaaagtaaaattgtaaagctctaaatgagcataacaaacctcacaatataatgctgtaattcacataacactactctaagctgcccgatcaccgtcctggttctcctgacctgcagggttatccgctacaccgtttgaatagtgtaccgggattgcaacaacacaaaacccggtaagcttttgacagcccgtatgagtaaaaagaaagaactgttgatttattaaatttcagttcaagtaaaattcaacagtattacgtctgcaaagagacatcaaaccactcatgtaaaaccacaaggaatacattttcacaatcctcaaatcacaatacaccacactggtcctgcaaaaacccaacccacataacaccactttggtccatcccaacagcacgttagagctctaaccacatcgctaccagtcaccttggcctaggtgcaagtaatgcgacatacttcggttaataataaaccgtcgcgctttggacatccccgtcctcagcacacaaacactccggttatccttaaccgtcgaacttcagacacctcatcctcagaaccctacattctctaactctatacatcctccaatgtaaatcatgaatattaacaagaactcatcaatcatgttcatcacatataattatggtaagtcacatgtcaattcataataatttaatcatcccaattccacactcttcaatgtcacaccattcacatataatcacgtaagtatatatatacgtaattatccgctcagggataatcactaataccaactatagttcacatgcaataaaaccgagaaattcatttgtatagtaaaaatcattttacttacccatggaccgtagttgatcaagtccatatgattttaaaacaaatatttattccataaatattttcacgcaattacgacaaaataaggtaattaaatttattcggttcgtaatatgaaccacgtgaggtttactcacctctaaattcccgctgcgtcttcttaacagctcaaaaacaacgatccgaaatcgttcaccaatcaatccatcaaccacctagtcaaacacgatcttaacttagaaatcattcatagaccacacatatacagaaatccaacggtcggattctaatttaatgatgatccaacggtcagatcaaatttatatgatgatccaacggtcggatcctcacggatcgcccttaggatcatcctccaaaattatcacgaagatccaacggtcagatcttcctgaatcgcccttactaacatctccacaaaattatatgaaaatccgacggtcggattctcacgaatcgccttcctaatcactatttctcaaatatacgaagatccaacggtcggatcttcgcccgtgacctcacaaagtcaccgggacagtcatacgatcaacatattaaaatttgaagtaaaaccgatggtctgatcttcgtagatcgtaaaccgaagataaaacgtaaaaaccgtaaatagtaacgtaaaaacgtaaatccactatttaccaactttttctaacataaccttgtaatatatcaaaacgctcgtatggatgcatagatcatcgcccagataatataaactcaaaatatggtccgacgcaccgccacatgcggaggacagacggcggtcaacgcggcggtcaacgccggctaACCACttcagatgctaaagttgtcaactacaaacttcttcaaaatacagaattgaaccactttaatacctgactttttctgagacaaggtctagatcgtcctagatcaagcgttgaagttggattaatctcggtcgcacgatcagatcctagattgaatcagaggcgtccaaaaagtcaaaccttgatctagcggtctacactcaaaatcgtgatgaaagacttacatagggatgatcagggggaggaggagatcacgaaactggggacgatcggcccatgcaacgccggaaaagtggttttccggccgggtcagaATCATGcgtctgggtggcttcgatccatcttttggagcagcggcggagcaaggctAGGCTGGGGAGCTGCTCAGCGTGCGGCGGCGACCTCGAAAAGCTCCGG
Coding sequences within:
- the LOC133712738 gene encoding U-box domain-containing protein 43-like; the encoded protein is MALELIPIGTILAVLTNQVIKTAQAAKDVFDKESFKVLSKHLFDIELVLKELQLQELNDSQAARLAVESLERDVKKASNLVDKYKNRARFYSLVRCRHIVKEVQEVTRDIGKSLAALSLANTEVLSRISDQVNKLQNEMQRVEFEASQSQIQIFDRLNRGLQDQIHDQGFANDMLEEIAMEVGVPLEPSKISKELADIRKDKEEAANRKERAEAFFLGQVIELLSRADAARDYEEVKKTYNQRVQAIERYDTSEEYIPPLKAFICCLKGTVMVEPVSLCTGTTCERAAITAWFESGERTDPETREVLEDTSWRSNLPLRQSIEEWRELNYCLKIRSSKAKLVSGVETLMLEALSQMQDLMGENSINKDWMAIEGLTDIIISILGTSHNRDVKRKILITLKDIVEGHARNKEEVVESPGWDRIIGCLGRDSSISKAAIELLYELLQDRSGWTVSVCKKLSQQRSTIIFLVTLLKGPVKESAEIAEIILMKLFDIDEENISRAAKCGWYKPLIDRIVQGPENSRIAMVRTLVNMELDNSNLKLLGEERVIPPLLEMLSGSFGSKESSLSALVQLSSCRANKELIAASGGVNLVLKLIFSNVRSIIVTKCYEMLEKFTSDDDGAKFFVDENGSQLDMEPIVTNLIELQQNPNLSCNVRRPALQTLHGICKFDARLVKKAVLTANAVSLVLPLLDNTELAIREIAINLLFLFSQHEPEGVVEYLLKPRRLEALVGFLESDDKGDVQMAAAGLLANLPKSERSLTMKLIELGGHTAIINILRTGNMKAKENALSALFRFTDPTNLESQRMLVEGGAYPLLVNFLKSSSVTAKARAAALIGNLSTSSQILTVASKPSGCWCFKASRGPICPAHGGICSVTSTFCLLEAKALPDLVRLLSGEVYETSIEAIQTLSTLVAESSPQRGANVLREADAINPILETLDWGTDSLKEEALGLLEKVFMSKEMVETYGSTARLRLASLTSRNIHEDGRHRRKAARVMSLLERYSKSSTSIVPGLYA